The Caldicellulosiruptor acetigenus DNA window TATACTCAGCAAATGAATTTTTAACAAGGATAAACCTCATGAAGGCATACAAGTTTCCTGAATACGACACACCAATCAAACTTGGTAAGAAGGTTGGTGTAATTGGCGGTGGAAACGTTGCAATGGACGCAGCAAGAGTTGCAAGACGGCTTGGAAGCGACGTTTATATTCTATACAGAAGAACTGAGGCTGAGATGCCTGCAAGAAAAGAAGAAATTATGCATGCAAAAGAAGAGGGAATAAAAATAGTTGAGCTTGTAAGCCCTGTAAGATTCATAGGTGATGAGTCGGGCCATGTCAGAGCTTTAGAACTTGTACAAATGAAGCTATCTGACCCGGATAGCTCTGGCAGACGAAGCGTAAAACCTGTAGATGGTTCAAACTTTGTCTTTGAAGCAGACAACTTCATAGTTGCAATTGGACAAAGCCCAAACCCACTTGTCAAAAAAGCTATACCTGACCTTGAGCTAAACCCCAACGGCTCTATCAAGGTAGATGAAAATCTTATGACAAACATTGAAGGTGTGTTTGCAGGAGGCGACATTGTCACAGGCGCAGCCACTGTCATTCTTGCAATGGGGATGGGAAAAAAGGCTGCAGAGAGCATTGACAGGTATCTTAATGCTAAAAAGCATGAAAATCTTTAATCCTTACACTAAAATACAAATAAAGGCTGCCTTCTCTCTTTTGAGATGGCAGCCTTTATTGTTAAATTAGTACTTTGTAAGATATGAGTCAATCTCCCATTGATGTACTTTTGTTCTGTAATCGTCCCATTCAAGCTTCTTTGCTTCTAAGTACTTTTCAAAGATGTGGTCTCCAAGTGTCTCTCTCATAAGAGCGCTGTTTTCAAACTCTTTGATTGCCTCTTCTAAGCTTCCTGGCAAGCTTCCAATTCCACGTTTTGCCCTTTCCTCTTCGCTCATTATGAAGATGTTTTCTTCAACTGGTTCTGGCGGCTCAATTTTGTTCTTAATGCCATCAAGCCCAGCTGCCAAAACAGCTGCAAATGCAAGGTATGGATTTGCTGATGGGTCTGGGCATCTTAGCTCAACTCTTGTTGCCTGACCTCTTTTAGCTGGAACTCTTATAAGCGGGCTTCTGTTCCTTGGTGACCATGCGATGTAAACTGGTGCTTCATACCCTGGCACTAATCTCTTGTATGAGTTTACAAGCGGATTTGTAACAAGTGCAAACTCTCTTGCGTGCTTCATAAGACCACCAATGAAGTAATATGCCTCTTTTGAAAGCTGGAGCTTGTCATTTGGGTCTAAAAATGCATTCTTGCCATCAGATACCCTTGCAAGAGACATATTTGTATGCATTCCAGAACCATTGATTCCATATATTGGTTTTGGCATGAATGTTGCATGCAGGCCATGTCTTTGTGCAATTGTCTTTACAACAAGCTTGAATGTCACAACATTGTCAGCTGTATAGAGTGCATCGTCGTATTTAAAGTCAATCTCATGCTGACCAGGTGCAACCTCATGGTGAGATGCTTCTATCTCAAATCCCATCTCCTCTAAAGTCAATACCATGTCTCTTCTTGCATCCTCGCCCAAATCAACAGGTGCTAAATCAAAATATCCACCCTGGTCATGTGTCTGCAAAGTTGGATTGCCATTTTCGTCTGTGAGGAACAAGAAAAATTCTATCTCTGGTCCAACAAAAAACTTATATCCCATCTCTTCAGCCTTTTTGAGCATCTTCTTTAACACACCACGTGGACAGCCAGGGAACGGTGTTCCATCTGGAAGGTAAACGTCACAAATCAGTCTTGCTACTTTGTTTGGTGACGGTCTCCATGGGAAGATTGTGAATGTGTTAAGGTCTGGTCTTAAATACATGTCTGACTCCTGAATTCTTACAAACCCTTCGATTGACGAACCATCAAACATAATCTCATTGTTCAACACTGCTTCAAGCTGCTCAACAGGAACAGCAACATTCTTTAAAATTCCGAAAATGTCCACAAACTGGAGTCTTATAAATTTTACATCCTGCTCCTTGCATATGCGAATGATGTCTTCCTTGGTGTAATTCTTCATTACAAAATTCCCCTCCATTCAAAGATTTTTGATATTATGAGTAAACAAAAAAGGACAAAGACGCCCACTTTAAACTTCAGGACGCCTTTGTCCTTTCAATTTTATTATATTATATTCTTCGAAAAAATGCAACTACATTTTTATAATCTTTCATACCTTTTTAAGCCGGCTGAGGTTGAGCATCTTCAAAAACAAGTTTTCTAAACTCTTCGCCCGTGAGCTTTTCTTTTTCTAAAAGTGCATTTGCCACCTTGTGAAGCTTATCAATGTTCGCTTTAAGTATCTCTTCAGCCTTTTTATAAGCTTCTTCAATAATGCTCTTTATTTCTCTGTCTATCTCAGCAGCAACCTCTTCTGAGTAGTTCCTTGCAAGTGCAAGGTCCCTTCCCAAGAACACTTCTTCCTGCTCTGTTCCAAAGGTCATAGGACCAAGTTTATCAGACATTCCATATTTTGTTACCATGTCCCTTGCAATCTTGGTTGCTCTTTTTATATCAGATGCTGCACCTGTTGATACATCTTCCAAAACAAGCTTTTCTGCAACTCTTCCGCCAAGAAGGGTCACAATCTCTCGCATCATATCAGATTTTGATGCATAGAACTTGTCTTCCTTTGGAAGATACATAGTGTACCCGCCGGCATACCCTCTTGGTATAATTGAAACCTCATGGACAGGTTCAGAATCAGGAATCATGGTACGAACAATTGCATGACCTGCTTCATGGTATGCTGTAAGTTTCTTTTCTTTTTCAGTGTAAACTCTGCTCCTTTTTTCGGGCCCCATCAACACTTTAGCCACAGCTTCCTGAACCTCTTCCATGTTAATCTGTCTTTTGCCCTTTCTTGCTGCTAAAAGTGCAGCCTCATTCAAAAGATTTTCAAGGTCAGCACCAGTAAACCCAGCTGTTATCTTTGCTATTTGAGACAAGTCAACATCTTCACCAAGAGGCTTGTTACGTGCATGGACTTTTAAAATCTCTTCTCTTGCCTTTGCGTCTGGAACATTTACAACAATCTGCCTGTCAAATCTGCCAGGTCGCAAAAGTGCAGGGTCCAATATGTCAGGTCTGTTTGTTGCCGCCATTACAATTATTCCTTCATTTGTTCCAAACCCGTCCATCTCAACAAGAAGTTGGTTTAAAGTCTGTTCTCTTTCGTCATGACCTCCGCCAAGCCCTGCTCCCCTGTGACGGCCAACTGCGTCTATCTCGTCTATGAACACAACACATGGAGCATTTCTCTTTGCTTGGTCAAAAAGGTCTCTCACTCTTGCTGCACCAACACCAACAAACATCTCAACAAAGTCAGAACCCGATATGCTGAAAAATGGAACTCCTGCCTCGCCTGCAACTGCTTTTGCTAAAAGGGTTTTACCTGTTCCAGGCGGTCCGACAAGCAAAATCCCTTTTGGAATTCTCGCACCAAGTTCGATATACTTTCTTGGATTTTTGAGAAAATCAATAACCTCTTTGAGTTCTTCTTTTTCTTCATCTGCACCTGCAACGTCTGCAAATGTGACTTTCTTTTTAAGGTCCTGAATTGTCTTTGCACGCGATTTTGTAAACGACATTATCTTGCTGCCGCCACCTTGGGTCTGCTGCAGCATGAATATCCATACAAAAATCATCAAGCCAGCAAAGATTAGCATTGGCAAAAAGGTCGAAAGCCACCATGGTACTTGCGGCGGTTCTTTTGTCACTATTTGAATCTTCTTTGCCTGAATGGCTGGCTGTATCTGGTCCAAAAACTTGTCTGGAGACGGTACAAACACATTGTCAAACTTGGTGCCGTCTGCATACTGTCCAGACACATTGTTATAGCTCAAAACAATCCTTGTCACCTTGCCATCGTTTATATCGTTTATGAGTTCTGAATAAATTACCTCTCTTCTTTCGCTCAAATTTGAAAAGAGCTGATTGTACGAAAGCCCTCCACTTAAAATATCTACAAGTAACAAAATTACAAGGGCTATCAGAATATAAATTGTTGCAGTTTTAAATAGGTTCCTCAATTGTAAATAGGCACTCCCTTCAAGTATTCTAAAATTAAATTTTATTCTATTCCAAAACGCCTATATAAGGCAGGTTCCTGTAAAGTCCTGCATAATCAAGCCCATAACCAATTACAAACTTATCTGGTATCTCAAACCCCTTGTAATGTATCTCCACATCCACTTTTCGTCTGCTGGGTTTGTCAAGCATGGTACAAATTTTAAGAGTTCTCGGTTTTCTTCCTCTCAAATACTCGGTTATATACCTTAAAGTCAGACCTGTGTCAACAATGTCCTCAACAAGCAAAACATCCTTGCCTTCTATGCTTGTGTCAAGGTCTTTTAGAATTCTTACAATTCCTGATGAAGATGTTGAGTTTCCATAACTTGACACTGCCATAAACTCTATCTTAACAGGAATTGTTATCTGTCTTAAGAGGTCTGCCATGAAAATTACCCCACCTTTTAAAATACATACCATTAAAAAATCGTCACTATCTTTATAATCTTCAGAAATTTTTTGTCCAAGCTCTTTTACTTTTTGTTTTATCTGCTCCTCAGTGATTAAAATCTCTTTTACTTTGAGCGATATGTCTTTCACTGTCACTCTTCTCCTTTCACTTTTGCAAATTGTATTTCTAAGAAAATATTTGTATCTGGTTTGATTTTATACTTATGGTTTATAGTAACTATATTTGAATAAATATCAAATATTACAATCACTTCACTGCCTTTTGCAAGAAGTAAAATGGAACTTCGTCTTCGTTTGGGAATTTTTTTGTCAATGAACCATTCTTTTAATTTTTTCTTACCCGTTTTGAAATAGATAAAATCACCATCTCTTCTCGTTCGAAGATAAAGCTTTTCCTGCGTAATATGCTGTGCATCAATGTATATATTCTTTGGGTTTTCTATCCTGTAAGTAGGCTTAACATTGAACTTAAAACTTTTATAAAATACATGGTTTTCTTTGTCTAAAGATATTTCAAAACAAAAAGAACTCTCTTCCGATTTTCTATAAAATACCAGCTCGTCATTTTGTCTTTCAACAACTAATTCATTGTATACCTTTTTCTTACCTGATGAAAGAGAAGCAAGCTCTTCAATCTCTTTTAAGATATCATACGAAATTGGAGCGTTAAAATATTCAAGTATCATTTTTATAATTCTTCTTCGCAAAAAGACTGGAAGATTTTTTGTCTTTTCAATATTTAAAACATAGTAAATATCCTCTTTTTGAACACATTCCTCAAAAGACTTTTGAGCAAGCTCTTCTATCTGGTCACTCTCTTCTCTTATTATTTCGACTGTGCGAAAAATGGTATTTAACACACTTTCCCCAAATTTTTCTTTTATTAGTGGTAAAATCTCGTTTCTCACTATGTTTCTTTTATATTTAAGACTGAAGTTTGTCTTATCGACAACAAATGGGATGTTGTTAACTCTTGCAAACTCCTCAATCTCTTCTCTTGAAATATTTATAAGAGGTCTTGCAATAATATCACGCACAGGCGGCACAGATGCAAGACCTTCCAAGCCACTTCCTCTGAACAGGTTCAAAAAGAAGGTTTCAACCACATCGTTTTTGTTGTGCCCCAGAAGTATTCTGTCAATGTTCAGCTCTTCTGCTACTTCATAAAAAAAACTATATCTTGCGCTTCTTCCTGCTTCCTCTTCAGAAAGTCCTTTTTCTTTTTTTAGTTTTGCAACATCAACTTTTCGTGTAATACATTTAATATTATACCTCTTGCACATCTCAATTACAAATTTCTCATCATCATCTGCCTCTGGTCTTAGCATATGATTAAGGTGCGCAACTGTTATGTCTAAGCTGTACTCATCTTTTAGCCTGCAGATGCAATCAAGCAGTACCATTGAGTCAACGCCGCCAGAACATCCTATTAGTACCTTAAAACCTTTTTTTAGCATTCCATATTTCTCTATGTTACTCTTTACCTTCTCCAAAAAATCCACTTTAAATTCACACCTCAAGGTTAAAAGCTAAAAACTATTATATCGATACGCTTTTTAGAACATCTTCAAACTTCTTTATCTTTGCTTCCTTTTTCCACTTCTCAAGTAAGCTCTGATAATACTCTTCTTTCTTCTGGCTCTCAATTGTTGATTTTATCTCATCTTTCACATCGCTGAGCAGAAGCTGTTTTCTATCTGTCACCTTTATAATATGAAACCCATCATTTGTTTGAACAATATTGCTTATCTCTCCAATCCCAAGCGAAAATACGGCATTACCAAATTCATTTCCATAATATTGAATAATTATATTTTTCCTCAAATATCCCATATCGCCACCTTTTTGTTTTGTTGTCTCATCTTCAGAATACTTTTGTGCGAGCTTTTCAAAGTTCTGCCCGTCTTTTATCATCTGCAAAATCTCTTCAGCCTTCTTCTTTTTTGTAGCTTCCTCTTTTGAGTCATTTACCTTAAACAAAATATGGCTTGCTTTTACCTCAACAAAGTCTGATTTATGTGAATTATAATAGCTTTCTATCTCAGCATCTGACGCCTTTTGGTTTTTAGTTACCTCATCATACAGCTTTGAAACAATCTGGGATTTTATAACCTGGTCCTTATATTCATTCTCGGTTGCACCAATTGTCTGAAGATACTGCTTGAACTCAGTACCCGATTGAGAGTTTGATTTGTACTGCTCAATTTGCTGGTCTATTGCTTTCTTTTCTGCTGAAGACAAAGTAATGTTTCTCTTTCTTGCCTGCTGAAGTTCAATCTGTCTCATTATAAGACCATCCAAAACATTTTCTTTTATCTGCTGCTCATATGTCTTGTCTCCAACTTTTTGGGATAAAAATGCTTTGTCAAGTCCATAGTAATTTATCTGAGACCTATAGTTGATGGCAAACTCCTTTTTTGTTATTTTCTCGCCATTTACTATGGCAACTGCCCTGTTTTCATCTACATACCTTACTATCTCAGGTGTTACAGCAATGAGAATTATCAGAAGCACAACTGCTGCAATAGAAAAAAGCACAATTTTAGTTCTTTTATCCATACATCCCTTCTCCTTTGTTAAAAGTATTTTGATAATATTAATATTATAAATCAATAAACGACTAATTTAAAGCACCCCAATTGTAAAAACTTTTTTAACTTTCTTGTAAATCTTCTAAAATAGCTATCAGGGTATCAAGCCAGTTATTCTCTATAAAGAGCTGTAAGCAGTCGTCCTTGTTTTGCGAACATGAAAGTCCTTGCTGCAAAAACTTGTTCATTGCTTTTAAAAGCATTTCACTGTTAAAAAATTGAAGTTTAAAAAGACATTCTTGAAGCTGTAAAATGCTTATTATCCCTGCCTTTTTACACAAACATTTCAAGTATGCAACCTTTATTAAATTGTCAACCTCTTTGGGCACATCCCCAAACCTGTCTATCAGCTCATCATAAATATCGTTTACATCATCTTTTGACTCGATTGACGAAATCTTTTTGTACATATTAATTCTCTCTTTTTCATCGTCAATGTAACTGCTGCTAATAAACGCGCTTACCTTTACATCTATCTGAGGTTCAATCTCCGGCTGTATATTTTCGCCTTTAAGCCTCCTTATCTCTTCCGAAAGAAGTCTTATATACATATCATACCCAACACTGTTTATATGACCGTGCTGAAGCTTTCCAAGCACAGACCCCGCACCTCTTATCTCAAGGTCCCTCATGGCAATTTTAAAACCCGACCCAAGTTCTGTAAACTCCTTTATTGCAGCAAGTCTCTTCTGTGCCTGTTCGGACAGCACCTTGTCTTTTCTAAATGTAAAATATGCATATGCCAGCCTGTTAGACCGACCCACTCTTCCTCTTAGCTGATAAAGCTGGGCAAGACCAAGTCTGTCGCTGTCTTCGACAATAAGTGTATTGACGTTTGGCATGTCAACCCCAGACTCTATGATTGTTGTGCACACAAGCACATCGTACCTGCCTTCAATAAAATCAAGTAACACTCTCTCCAACTCTTCTTCGGGCATTTGCCCGTGAGCGCATGCAACTTTTATACTGTCGCCCACAAGGTTTTGAAGTTTGGCAGCCACCTCTTGTATATCTTTTATCCTATTGTAAAGATAAAATACCTGACCTCCTCTTGAAATTTCTCTTAAAATAGCTTCTTTTATTATCCTTTCATTGTACTCAAGCACAAATGTCTGTACAGGATACCTATCTTCAGGCGGGTCTTCAATCACGCTCAAATCCCTGATTCCTAAAAGTGCCATGTTAAGTGTCCTTGGTATAGGTGTTGCGGTGAGGGTCAGAACATCAACATTTGTTTTTAGCTTTTTTATCTTCTCTTTTGCTTCCACGCCAAACTTGTGTTCTTCATCAATAATCAAAAGACCAAGGTCTTTGAACTTAACATCGCTCGAAAGTAGCCTGTGCGTACCAATCACAATGTCAATTGTACCTTCTTTTAAACCTTTTATTATCTTCTTTTGTTGTGTCTCATTTTTTAAACGTGAGAGAACCTCAATTGTTACTGGAAAATCTTTCATTCGTGCAGAAAATGTCATGTAATGCTGCTGTGCAAGAATTGTTGTGGGAACAAGTACTGCCACCTGTTTTGAATCCATCACAGCTTTGAATGCTGCTCTCATTGCAACCTCAGTTTTGCCATAACCAACATCGCCGCAAAGTATCCTGTCCATCGGTTTTTCACTTTCCATATCCCTTTTTATCTCTTCAATTGCCTGAAGCTGTCCTTCTGTCTCTGTATACGGAAACTTTTCTTCAAACTCTTTCTGCCAAAGCGTATCTTTTGAAAATTTAAAACCTTTGTGAAGCTGTCTTTTTGCATAAAGCTCAACCAGGTCTTTTGCTACAATCTCAAGAGATTTTCTTACCTTTTGTTTTTGCTTTTGCCACTCTTGTGACCCAAGCTTAGATAGTTTTGGCTGTACATCGTCTGTTCCAATATACTTTTCAATCACATCCAAGTTTGTGGTTGGAACATATAGATAAGAAGAGTTAGCATATTCAAGTTTTACATATTCTTTTGTTGTACTCTCAACTGTAATCTTTTCAAATCCCAAGAATTTGCCAATACCATGTGTTCTGTGAACGACAAAATCACCTGGTTTTAAATCCTCAATTGTATAAAAAGCATCCTTTTTAGATTTTGCCCTCTTTTTTGCTTCTGTTTCCTTTTTCTTTTCAAGATGGAAAAATGAAAGGCAAACCCATTTGATATCATGTATCTCAATGCCCTTTTCGGCAGACTTGGCTATTAGATATACTCCTGGTTTTTCTATTTCTGGCTCATCAAGCTCAAAAAACTGTATATTTTCTTTTAAAAGTGCCTCTTCTAAATCTTCAAGGGATGTTCGACTTCCTGTAAAGATGTTTATGGTATAGTCTTTTGACATATAATACTTCAAATCATCAATTAAAACCTCTTTCTGAGCATTGTAGGTGGGAAGTTCTCGAAAGAAGTTGAAAGATATAATCTCTCTCAGTTCAATCTCTTTAATAGAAGATGCAAATGTTTGAAGAATTATGGTGCTTGAGAACTTTTGCAAAATCTCATTGACAGTATAATAACAGTCTGCCATCTTCGGAAGCACAAACCCTTTTTCTAAAAGGTCTGAAAACATCTCTTGCATCTCTTGTTCAAAAGCTTTCAAGCTGTTGTAGACTTGATTATACTCGTCAACAAAAATAAGGCATTCACTAAAAATATCAATAACTGATAAAAATTGCTGATAGTAATATGGATACAGCCTTTCAACATCCAGCCGAATTCCTTCTACCACTTCTTTGAAAGTCTCTTCTAAATTCTTTCTGCTCTCTTCTTTCAGCTTAGATTTCATTTTTTTATAGTCATCTTTTATATGTTTTAAGCCCTCTGAAAAGTCTTCTTGCAAATCCCACTCAATTGCCTTGTAAATTTTAATACTATCTATTTTTTCAAAAGATTTTTGGGTTTCAACATCAAAAAGTCTAATTGTATCTATGGTATCTCCAAAAAACTCAATCCTCACAGGATATGTGCTTGCCACAGGATATATATCAACTATGCCACCTTTTTGAGAAAACTGTCCTTTCTTTTCCACAGTTTTTACTCTTTCATACCCGAATGTTAAAAGCTTTTCTATAAGGGTTTCAAGCTGAATGTCAAGACCTTCTGTGAGAAGAATGCAATCAAACTTCAAATCTGTGTACTTTTCAAAAAGGTTCTGGGCAGTTAATATGAGAACATCAAAACCATCCTCAAAAATCTTTACAAACTGCTCTATCCTGGTAATTTCAGAATCCCTGCTCTTTGCAAAAGATGCAACATATGGATTTTCTCTTTCCTGCAGGCTCACTACACTACTAAAAAGGTTTTTAAACCTTCTTTCCCACTCAAGTTTTGCTCTTTGAGTTGTTATAAACAACGCCTTTTTGTTAAATTTTTCACATAAAGACTTGACCACAAGTGCCTTCCCCATCTCACCAACGCCTGTGACAACAACAGGAAGGCTTTTTTTGGCAACAATCTCTTCAAGAGTTTTAAAGCCATCAAGCCTTTCTAAAACCTTTAACAAAGCCTACACCACCACATCCCCGTTTATATAGTTCATTGCTCTGTCTATGTCACTTTCAAGCAAGATTTTTATCCCGTTTGCTGCTTTTTCAATTGCTTTGAATATCTTTTCTTTTTCACCGTCTTCAAACTCAGATAAAACATATTTTACCATATCATACTTTGGAACACCAATACCTATTCTGATTCTGGGAAACTCTTCTGTCCCCAGGCGCTGTATTATTGATTTTACGCCATTGTGCCCTCCATCAGACCCTTTTTTTCTCATCTTCACAACTCCAACATCAAATGCTATGTCGTCGTAAATCACAATGAGCTTTTCAGGTTTTATTTTATAAAAGTTCACAGCTTCTATGATACTATCACCACTTGCGTTCATATACGTCATTGGTTTTAAAAGCAAAACTTTTTTACCGGAATATTCAAAGCTGCCAACCAAACCTTTGAACTTTATTTTGTCAACTTTGGTGTTAAAAAACTGTGCTAAATAGTCAATCGCTAAAAAACCTGCATTGTGTCTTGTAAATGTGTATCTCTCACCAGGATTACCAAGCCCTGCAATGATATAGTCCAACTTTTTCTCACTCCTTTTTTATTTACAAAAACAGGCTGCCTTTTAAACCATGTCAAAAGACAGCCTTTATTTATCTTCTTTGAAAGCAATTTTTATCTGTTCCCTTTTGTGCTTATATATTCATCAAAAAGGGTAGAAATAGCCACATCCTCGTATATTCTTGTTATTGCTTCAGCAAAAAGGCTTGCAACAGACAACACCTTTATCTTATCTATCCTCTTTTCAGGCGGAAGAGGAATTGTATTTAGAACAACAAGCTCTTTTATTGGTGACTCTTTTATCCTCTCAACAGCAGGTCCGGATAAAACCGGGTGCGTACAGCACGCGTAAACTTCTTTTGCACCATAATCCATAAGAGCCTGAGCTGCAGCAACAATTGTACCTGCCGTATCTATCATGTCATCAACCATCAAACATGTCTTGTCTTTCACATCACCAATTATGTTCATAATCTCGGCAACATTTGCTTTGGGTCTTCTCTTGTCAACTATGGCAAGCGGCAGGTCAAGCTTTGTTGCAAAGTTACGTGCACGTGTCACACTTCCAAGGTCTGGCGATACAACAACAGCATTCTCTAAGTTTACATTTTCCATAAAATATTTTGCTAAAATTGGAACACCAATTAGATGGTCAAGTGGTATGTCAAAAAACCCTTGAATCTGAGGTGCATGAAGGTCCATTGTCAGGACTCTGTCTGCCCCTGCAGATGTTATCAAATTTGCAACAAGCTTTGCTGTGATTGGGTCGCGAGCCCGTGCTTTTCTGTCCTGTCTTGCATATCCATAGTATGGTATCACAGCTGTAATTCTTCCTGCCGAGGCTCTTTTGAAAGCGTCAATCATGATTAAAAGTTCCATCAGATTTTCATTTACAGGATGACAGGTAGACTGGACCACAAAAACATCTGCACCGCGCACAGTTTCGTTTATTCTAACTGATATCTCACCGTCTGAAAACCTGCCAATCTCTGCATCACCAAGTTTTTTACCAAGGTGACTGGCTATCTCTTCTGCAAGCTCCTTGTTTGAATTACCGGTAAATATTTTTATCTCTTTACCATGTGTTATCACTTTTTTTACCCCCAGCACAAAAGTTAATTTTTCTACCCTTTTCCCACGCAAACTATATTATAACACAAAATATTCAATAAATTTATCTTAAAATGTCTACAAAATCTATTCATTTTATTATTTATTATTGTGGTTTTCATACATCTTCTTGCGCTTTAAAACCCAGCCTTCTTTTATAGTCTGCCTTTCACGGGCAATCGCAAGAGCATCTGCAGGAACATCATCTGTGATTGTAGAACCTGCCGCAATGTATGCATTCTTCCCTATCTTAACTGGCGCTACAAGGTTCGAGTTGCAGCCAATAAACGCGTTGTCTTCAACCACTGTTCTGTGCTTTTTATACCCATCATAGTTTACAAATATAGTACCACACCCCAAATTCACATTTTCACCAATGTCAGCATCTCCAATGTATGTAAGATGAGCTGACTTTGTATTTCTGCCCACCTTTGAGTTTTTCACTTCAACAAAGTTGCCAATCTTAACACCTTCTTCTAAGATGCTGTTTGGTCGCAAGTGTGCATAAGGTCCAACCTTTACATTGTCTTTTATCTCTGAATCCTCAATCACCGAAAACCATACATGGCACTTGTTACCTATTTTTGAATTTACAATGTATGAGTTTGGACCAATTACGCACTCTTCCCCTATTGTAGTGTTGCCAAGTATGAATGTGCCGGGATATATCACTGTGTCTTTGCCTATCTGCACATCTGGATGAATGTAGACAGAATACATATCTATCATTTGAACACCTTCTGCAAGGTGCTTTTTATTTATTCTTATTTTAAGCTCCTGCTCAGCCAAAAATAATTCATACCTTGAGTTAATGCCCATGACCTCAAAATTATCATCACATAGGACTTTTACTACCTTCTTACCTTCTCTATTTAGTATCTCTATACTGTCTGTAAGATAATACTCTTGCTGGCTGTTGTTATTGTCTATCTTTGTTAAAACACTTGCAAGCGCATTTCTTTCAAAACAATAAAATCCTGGATTTATTTCTTTTATTCGCCTTTGCTCATCTGTTGCATCTTTTTCCTCGACAATCTTTAACACATTGCCATTTTCATCAGAAATTATTCTCCCATACCCATACGGATTTTCAAAGACAGCTGTTAAAAGACAGAGCGATGCTCCTTCCTCTTTTCTTTTTTCAGAAATTCTTTTTAGTGTATCAGCTTTAATAAAAGGTGCATCTGCGTAAAGCACAAACACATCTTCTGCTTCTTTTGATACCTTATCCATTGCACATATCACTGCATGTGCAGTCCCAAGCTGCTTTTCTTGATGAGCAAATTTTACATTTCTACTTTCTAATGCCTTGTAAACATCCTCTTTTTTGTTGCCTACAACAACTATTATCTGGCTATCTTCAAAGTTTTTCTCAATTTCATCAATCAGGTAAAGTATCATTGGCTTTCCCATTATCTTTTGTACAACCTTAGAATACTTTGACTTCATTCTTTTGCCTTCACCAGCAGCAAGCACAATAAACGTTTGCCTTTTCATTTCAAATCACCTTCACCATTTTCTTCAAACTTTACAACCTCTATTCCCGCTTCCCTAAATATCTGCTGGCTCATCTCATCTGGATACGAACC harbors:
- the mfd gene encoding transcription-repair coupling factor; amino-acid sequence: MLKVLERLDGFKTLEEIVAKKSLPVVVTGVGEMGKALVVKSLCEKFNKKALFITTQRAKLEWERRFKNLFSSVVSLQERENPYVASFAKSRDSEITRIEQFVKIFEDGFDVLILTAQNLFEKYTDLKFDCILLTEGLDIQLETLIEKLLTFGYERVKTVEKKGQFSQKGGIVDIYPVASTYPVRIEFFGDTIDTIRLFDVETQKSFEKIDSIKIYKAIEWDLQEDFSEGLKHIKDDYKKMKSKLKEESRKNLEETFKEVVEGIRLDVERLYPYYYQQFLSVIDIFSECLIFVDEYNQVYNSLKAFEQEMQEMFSDLLEKGFVLPKMADCYYTVNEILQKFSSTIILQTFASSIKEIELREIISFNFFRELPTYNAQKEVLIDDLKYYMSKDYTINIFTGSRTSLEDLEEALLKENIQFFELDEPEIEKPGVYLIAKSAEKGIEIHDIKWVCLSFFHLEKKKETEAKKRAKSKKDAFYTIEDLKPGDFVVHRTHGIGKFLGFEKITVESTTKEYVKLEYANSSYLYVPTTNLDVIEKYIGTDDVQPKLSKLGSQEWQKQKQKVRKSLEIVAKDLVELYAKRQLHKGFKFSKDTLWQKEFEEKFPYTETEGQLQAIEEIKRDMESEKPMDRILCGDVGYGKTEVAMRAAFKAVMDSKQVAVLVPTTILAQQHYMTFSARMKDFPVTIEVLSRLKNETQQKKIIKGLKEGTIDIVIGTHRLLSSDVKFKDLGLLIIDEEHKFGVEAKEKIKKLKTNVDVLTLTATPIPRTLNMALLGIRDLSVIEDPPEDRYPVQTFVLEYNERIIKEAILREISRGGQVFYLYNRIKDIQEVAAKLQNLVGDSIKVACAHGQMPEEELERVLLDFIEGRYDVLVCTTIIESGVDMPNVNTLIVEDSDRLGLAQLYQLRGRVGRSNRLAYAYFTFRKDKVLSEQAQKRLAAIKEFTELGSGFKIAMRDLEIRGAGSVLGKLQHGHINSVGYDMYIRLLSEEIRRLKGENIQPEIEPQIDVKVSAFISSSYIDDEKERINMYKKISSIESKDDVNDIYDELIDRFGDVPKEVDNLIKVAYLKCLCKKAGIISILQLQECLFKLQFFNSEMLLKAMNKFLQQGLSCSQNKDDCLQLFIENNWLDTLIAILEDLQES
- the pth gene encoding aminoacyl-tRNA hydrolase → MDYIIAGLGNPGERYTFTRHNAGFLAIDYLAQFFNTKVDKIKFKGLVGSFEYSGKKVLLLKPMTYMNASGDSIIEAVNFYKIKPEKLIVIYDDIAFDVGVVKMRKKGSDGGHNGVKSIIQRLGTEEFPRIRIGIGVPKYDMVKYVLSEFEDGEKEKIFKAIEKAANGIKILLESDIDRAMNYINGDVVV
- a CDS encoding ribose-phosphate diphosphokinase, coding for MITHGKEIKIFTGNSNKELAEEIASHLGKKLGDAEIGRFSDGEISVRINETVRGADVFVVQSTCHPVNENLMELLIMIDAFKRASAGRITAVIPYYGYARQDRKARARDPITAKLVANLITSAGADRVLTMDLHAPQIQGFFDIPLDHLIGVPILAKYFMENVNLENAVVVSPDLGSVTRARNFATKLDLPLAIVDKRRPKANVAEIMNIIGDVKDKTCLMVDDMIDTAGTIVAAAQALMDYGAKEVYACCTHPVLSGPAVERIKESPIKELVVLNTIPLPPEKRIDKIKVLSVASLFAEAITRIYEDVAISTLFDEYISTKGNR